A stretch of the Alnus glutinosa chromosome 6, dhAlnGlut1.1, whole genome shotgun sequence genome encodes the following:
- the LOC133871048 gene encoding increased DNA methylation 3 isoform X1 codes for MDAQDFADTSQLKPSVVLTGTAKEGSAAPPIGLVDIGTSESAYLFRVALPGVCKDQSGKVKCEIQRDGRVHIEGVITGGVLKDSSTVYLMKVQELCPPGPFTISFNLPGPVDPRLSSPAFRPDGILEVVVMKNRTPPLAATFPPP; via the exons ATGGATGCGCAAGATTTTGCTGATACTTCACAACTGAAGCCATCTGTTGTTTTAACTGGAACAGCAAAGGAAGGTAGTGCCGCACCTCCTATCGGTCTTGTTGACATTGGCACAAGTGAGAGTGCCTATCTCTTTCGAGTTGCACTTCCTGGTGTCTGTAAGGATCAAT CAGGTAAGGTAAAATGTGAGATCCAACGTGATGGGAGGGTTCATATAGAAGGAGTTATAACTGGTGGAGTTCTGAAAGACTCATCAACTGTATACCTGATGAAAGTCCAGGAACTATGTCCACCTGGACCATTCACCATTTCTTTTAATCTGCCTGGACCAGTAGACCCCCGATTGTCTTCTCCAGCTTTCCGGCCTGATGGCATCCTGGAAGTGGTAGTTATGAAAAATAGAACACCGC
- the LOC133871048 gene encoding increased DNA methylation 3 isoform X2, translating into MDAQDFADTSQLKPSVVLTGTAKEGSAAPPIGLVDIGTSESAYLFRVALPGVCKDQCKVKCEIQRDGRVHIEGVITGGVLKDSSTVYLMKVQELCPPGPFTISFNLPGPVDPRLSSPAFRPDGILEVVVMKNRTPPLAATFPPP; encoded by the exons ATGGATGCGCAAGATTTTGCTGATACTTCACAACTGAAGCCATCTGTTGTTTTAACTGGAACAGCAAAGGAAGGTAGTGCCGCACCTCCTATCGGTCTTGTTGACATTGGCACAAGTGAGAGTGCCTATCTCTTTCGAGTTGCACTTCCTGGTGTCTGTAAGGATCAAT GTAAGGTAAAATGTGAGATCCAACGTGATGGGAGGGTTCATATAGAAGGAGTTATAACTGGTGGAGTTCTGAAAGACTCATCAACTGTATACCTGATGAAAGTCCAGGAACTATGTCCACCTGGACCATTCACCATTTCTTTTAATCTGCCTGGACCAGTAGACCCCCGATTGTCTTCTCCAGCTTTCCGGCCTGATGGCATCCTGGAAGTGGTAGTTATGAAAAATAGAACACCGC
- the LOC133871767 gene encoding GPN-loop GTPase QQT2 isoform X1, which translates to MEIDSDIDNQNIKSSNEEGTSMPTDSNDSSNIQGNSKGKEELSESMDKLHLEGSSSGQAGTSPSYFRRKPVIIIVVGMAGSGKTTFLHRLVCHMQASNIRGYVMNLDPAVMTLPFGANIDIRDTVKYKEVMKQFNLGPNGGILTSLNLFATRFDEVISMIERRADQLDYVLVDTPGQIEIFTWSASGAIITEAFASTFPTVVTYVVDTPRASSPVTFMSNMLYACSILYKTRLPLVLAFNKTDVAQHQFALEWMEDFEAFQAAVSSDQSYTSTLTESLSLVLDEFYKNLRSVGVSAVSGAGMEAFFNAIEASAEEYMETYKAELDKRRVEKQRLEEEGRKENMAKFRKDAEKSSGETVVLSTGLKEKGDGSKTMMDEEHGEIGEEDEDDHGRFAEDEDFIDEDEDEDEDEDEEVARFSF; encoded by the exons ATGGAGATTGATTCTGATATCGACAATCAGAATATCAAGTCATCGAATGAAGAAGGCACATCGATGCCAACGGACTCAAACGACTCGTCAAACATTCAA GGAAATAGTAAAGGAAAAGAGGAGCTTAGTGAGTCCATGGATAAGCTGCATCTTGAGGGATCATCATCTGGGCAGGCAGGGACTTCACCATCCTACTTCAGGAGAAAACcagttattattattgttgtagGAATGGCAG GGAGCGGAAAAACGACGTTTCTTCATCGGCTGGTTTGCCACATGCAGGCTTCAAATATTCGGGGTTATGTGATGAACCTTGACCCTGCTGTGATGACCCTTCCATTTGGCGCCAATATTGATATAAGGGACACTGTGAAGTACAAGGAAGTGATGAAGCAGTTCAATCTAGGACCTAATGGTGGAATTTTGACGTCGCTTAACTTGTTTGCTACAAGGTTTGATGAG GTTATTTCTATGATTGAGAGGCGAGCAGATCAGCTTGATTATGTTCTTGTGGATACTCCTGGTCAGATTGAAATATTCACGTGGTCTGCTTCTGGTGCTATCATTACAGAAGCTTTTGCTTCAACCTTCCCCACCGTTGTAACTTATGTCGTCGATACACCTCGTGCGTCAAGTCCAGTTACTTTCATGAGCAATATGCTATATGCTTGTAGTATACTTTACAAGACACGGTTGCCTCTTGTGCTGGCATTCAACAAGACTGATGTGGCTCAACATCAATTTGCCTTGGAG TGGATGGAAGATTTTGAGGCATTTCAGGCAGCAGTAAGTTCAGATCAGTCTTACACATCTACTTTAACTGAGAGCCTTTCCCTTGTGCTGGATGAGTTCTACAAGAATTTACGGTCTGTTGGAGTCTCTGCTGTTTCTGGTGCTGGAATGGAGGCCTTCTTCAATGCCATTGAAGCAAGTGCTGAGGAATACATGGAAACCTATAA GGCTGAACTTGACAAGAGACGGGTAGAGAAGCAACGTTTGGAGGAAGAGGGTAGGAAGGAAAACATGGCTAAATTTAGGAAGGATGCGGAGAAATCTAGCGGAGAGACTGTTGTTTTGAGCACCGGTCTGAAGGAAAAAGGAGACGGGAGTAAAACCATGATGGATGAGGAACATGGAGAGATAGGagaggaagatgaagatgacCATGGTAGATTCgctgaagatgaagattttATAGATGAGGATGAGGAtgaggatgaagatgaagatgaagaagttGCCAGATTCTCCTTTTAG
- the LOC133871767 gene encoding GPN-loop GTPase QQT2 isoform X2 gives MDKLHLEGSSSGQAGTSPSYFRRKPVIIIVVGMAGSGKTTFLHRLVCHMQASNIRGYVMNLDPAVMTLPFGANIDIRDTVKYKEVMKQFNLGPNGGILTSLNLFATRFDEVISMIERRADQLDYVLVDTPGQIEIFTWSASGAIITEAFASTFPTVVTYVVDTPRASSPVTFMSNMLYACSILYKTRLPLVLAFNKTDVAQHQFALEWMEDFEAFQAAVSSDQSYTSTLTESLSLVLDEFYKNLRSVGVSAVSGAGMEAFFNAIEASAEEYMETYKAELDKRRVEKQRLEEEGRKENMAKFRKDAEKSSGETVVLSTGLKEKGDGSKTMMDEEHGEIGEEDEDDHGRFAEDEDFIDEDEDEDEDEDEEVARFSF, from the exons ATGGATAAGCTGCATCTTGAGGGATCATCATCTGGGCAGGCAGGGACTTCACCATCCTACTTCAGGAGAAAACcagttattattattgttgtagGAATGGCAG GGAGCGGAAAAACGACGTTTCTTCATCGGCTGGTTTGCCACATGCAGGCTTCAAATATTCGGGGTTATGTGATGAACCTTGACCCTGCTGTGATGACCCTTCCATTTGGCGCCAATATTGATATAAGGGACACTGTGAAGTACAAGGAAGTGATGAAGCAGTTCAATCTAGGACCTAATGGTGGAATTTTGACGTCGCTTAACTTGTTTGCTACAAGGTTTGATGAG GTTATTTCTATGATTGAGAGGCGAGCAGATCAGCTTGATTATGTTCTTGTGGATACTCCTGGTCAGATTGAAATATTCACGTGGTCTGCTTCTGGTGCTATCATTACAGAAGCTTTTGCTTCAACCTTCCCCACCGTTGTAACTTATGTCGTCGATACACCTCGTGCGTCAAGTCCAGTTACTTTCATGAGCAATATGCTATATGCTTGTAGTATACTTTACAAGACACGGTTGCCTCTTGTGCTGGCATTCAACAAGACTGATGTGGCTCAACATCAATTTGCCTTGGAG TGGATGGAAGATTTTGAGGCATTTCAGGCAGCAGTAAGTTCAGATCAGTCTTACACATCTACTTTAACTGAGAGCCTTTCCCTTGTGCTGGATGAGTTCTACAAGAATTTACGGTCTGTTGGAGTCTCTGCTGTTTCTGGTGCTGGAATGGAGGCCTTCTTCAATGCCATTGAAGCAAGTGCTGAGGAATACATGGAAACCTATAA GGCTGAACTTGACAAGAGACGGGTAGAGAAGCAACGTTTGGAGGAAGAGGGTAGGAAGGAAAACATGGCTAAATTTAGGAAGGATGCGGAGAAATCTAGCGGAGAGACTGTTGTTTTGAGCACCGGTCTGAAGGAAAAAGGAGACGGGAGTAAAACCATGATGGATGAGGAACATGGAGAGATAGGagaggaagatgaagatgacCATGGTAGATTCgctgaagatgaagattttATAGATGAGGATGAGGAtgaggatgaagatgaagatgaagaagttGCCAGATTCTCCTTTTAG
- the LOC133872027 gene encoding heavy metal-associated isoprenylated plant protein 28-like: protein METVELKVEMVGIHEKRLRKCLSKLKGIEKVEVDANSQKVVVTGYAHRNKILKAVRRGGLKADFWSAQNELLSSYASASYGSLRFSNFNFFN, encoded by the exons ATGGAG ACTGTAGAATTAAAGGTGGAGATGGTGGGAATACATGAGAAAAGACTCAGGAAATGCTTGTCAAAATTGAAAG GGATAGAGAAGGTGGAAGTTGATGCAAATAGTCAGAAGGTGGTGGTCACAGGATATGCACATCGGAACAAAATTCTTAAAGCAGTAAGGAGAGGTGGTCTGAAAGCTGACTTCTGGTCTGCCCAGAATGAGCTCCTAAGTTCTTATGCCAGTGCGAGTTATGGAAGCTTGAGATTCAGCAACTTCAACTTCTTTAATTAG
- the LOC133871084 gene encoding uncharacterized protein LOC133871084 produces MHLSENEGIEGNTFVVTGGLGFVGSALCLELVRRGARLVRSFDLRTASPWSHRLKEHGVHCIQGDVVREKDVERALRGVDCVFHLASYGMSGKEMLQFGRVDEVNINGTCHVLDACLEHGVKRLVYVSTHNVVFGGKEIVNGNEALPYFPIDDHVDAYGRSKSVAEQLVLKSNGRRFKNKDRNCLYTCAVRPAAIYGPGEERHLPRIVSLAKKGLLPFKIGEASVKTDWIYVDNLVLALILASMGLLDDIPGKEKHPVAAGQPYFVSDGCPVNTFEFIRPLLRSLDYDLPKASLSVPHALLLGRIFGGIYTMLYPWLNRWWLPQPLMLPAEAYKVGVTHYFSFLKAKEELGYVPMVTPQEGMSATISYWQQRKRKSLDGPTIYAWLFCVIGMSTLFCAAFLPDIGPVSLFRAMSLFLFRSMRIVRIVFVLAASLHIGEAIYAWHLAKRVDPTNTSGWFWQTFALGIFSLRFLLKRARE; encoded by the exons ATGCACCTGAGCGAGAACGAAGGCATAGAGGGGAACACCTTCGTGGTGACCGGTGGGCTGGGGTTCGTCGGGTCCGCTCTTTGCTTGGAGCTCGTAAGAAGAGGCGCTCGCCTGGTCCGATCCTTTGACCTCCGAACAGCATCGCCTTGGTCTCACCGCCTCAAAGAGCATGGTGTCCACTGCATCCAAG GGGATGTTGTGCGCGAAAAAGATGTTGAGAGAGCACTGCGTGGTGTGGACTGTGTATTCCACCTGGCTTCATACGGCATGTCAGGAAAAGAAATGCTGCAGTTCGGTCGTGTTGATGAGGTCAATATAAATGGGACCTGCCATGTGTTGGACGCTTGCCTTGAGCATGGGGTCAAAAGGCTTGTTTATGTGAGCACACACAATGTTGTGTTTGGGGGAAAGGAGATTGTGAACGGCAATGAGGCCTTACCTTATTTCCCAATAGATGATCATGTTGATGCATATGGTCGTAGTAAATCAGTTGCCGAACAGTTGGTTCTAAAGAGCAATGGTCGTCGTTTCAA GAATAAGGATCGCAATTGTCTTTATACCTGTGCGGTTCGTCCCGCGGCTATATATGGACCAGGTGAAGAGAGACACCTGCCTAGGATAGTATCCCTAGCAAAGAAAGGTCTGCTGCCGTTCAAAATTGGTGAAGCAAGTGTAAAAACAGACTGGATTTATGTGGATAACCTTGTACTTGCACTGATATTGGCAAGCATGGGACTGTTGGATGACATTCCTGGGAAAGAAAAACATCCAGTAGCTGCTGGCCAGCCATACTTTGTATCTGATG GGTGTCCAGTGAACACTTTTGAATTCATCCGACCTCTGCTCAGAAGTTTGGATTATGACCTGCCAAAAGCTTCCTTGTCTGTTCCCCATGCACTTCTTCTGGGGAGGATTTTTGGGGGCATCTATACAATGTTGTATCCATGGTTGAATCGGTGGTGGCTTCCTCAGCCATTGATGCTTCCTGCTGAAGCATACAAG GTTGGTGTTACCCAttacttctctttccttaaagcAAAGGAGGAGCTTGGCTATGTCCCAATGGTGACCCCTCAAGAGGGTATGTCTGCAACCATCTCTTACTGGCAACAGAGAAAGAGGAAATCTCTGGATGGTCCTACTATATATGCGTGGCTATTCTGTGTCATCGGAATGAGCACACTATTCTGCGCTGCTTTTTTACCAGACATAGGACCTGTGTCACTCTTCAGAGCTATGAGTCTTTTCCTCTTCCGGTCAATGAGGATAGTAAGGATTGTATTTGTTCTAGCTGCATCACTACATATTGGTGAGGCTATATATGCGTGGCACCTGGCAAAAAGGGTTGATCCCACAAATACAAGTGGATGGTTTTGGCAGACTTTTGCTCTTGGAATCTTTTCATTGCGTTTTCTGTTGAAGAGAGCGAGGGAGTAA